One genomic region from Saprospiraceae bacterium encodes:
- a CDS encoding glycosyl hydrolase: MKRLVISVGIMLMLSSIIFAQKKKATVAKTSIVTNPVITTPKINDKDFNALTWRNIGPYRGGRSTAICGVPDQIYTFYMGSTGGGVWKTIDGGNKWNNISDGYFNTGSVGAIQVAWSDPNVVVVGMGEAPVRGVMTSHGDGVYKSTDAGVTWNHIGLKNVRQISKIRIHPEDPNIMYVGAQGSPYQPTADRGVFRTKDGGKTWEKVLFVDENSGVSDLSMDMKNPRVLYAAFWDHQRLPWYVRSGGKGSSIWKSTDGGDTWKKLSNGLPTALMGKIGISVSMANPQRVYAIIESDEGGLFRSEDGGNTFALINGDRMLRARAWYYMHVFADPQNADRVVVLNAPYMESTDGGRTFKNVQVPHGDNHDLWINPNNNMIMANSNDGGANVTYNGGLNWSDQDNQPTAQFYRVIADNRFPYWVYGGQQDNSAVAVMSRTSGPGISGKDFINISGCESAWPAFDPNNPRYIYSGCYQGIIEEFDWETRESKDVMAYSFLGLGANAGDNKYRFNWNAPILVSKFNPNVIYHGGNKVLKSENRGINWVELSGDLTRNEISKQGKGGGPITNESAGGENYNTLACMTESGSDANVLWTGSDCGLVHMTRDGGKTWINVTPADMKEGLVNSIEVSPHDPAKAYVAFSRYKFNDFTPHIYVTTDYGKSWTQKVKGLEPEAHVKVVREDPVRKDLLYAGTETGFYISFNGGDDWQKFQLNLPIVPITDLMVHQGDLLASTQGRAFWILDDLKPLQDYKPEDKSKKLIVYQPEIPIRFGSDGGGPARGAVILGTNPPSGAVIYYSLNISDTSEHVSVEISDINGKVIRTFGSQEKLAAKKATRDTNLNKIVWDFRTEPQSLPDGLMVLGGNNSYRVAPGTYQVKVTYGKESETKQFELKNDPRRSTTAEQFADQQNILNELKTSIDDIYDQVKRMRYIKEQVNAYTKRGDGDQKEIKEKAASITKLIDSLENKMVQSKSKTFQDVVNFENQLDAKLKHVMDLIDEAAPPITQGQKSRSMDLIKEWVDTKQSVNKLIQDDVKSLNELIEKNKVPFISTERKVEKPVSKS; encoded by the coding sequence ATGAAAAGACTTGTGATATCTGTTGGCATCATGTTGATGTTGAGCTCCATCATTTTTGCTCAAAAGAAAAAAGCAACAGTGGCTAAAACTTCGATAGTGACTAATCCTGTTATTACTACCCCAAAAATCAATGACAAGGATTTTAACGCACTCACCTGGCGCAATATTGGACCTTATAGAGGAGGCAGGTCGACTGCCATTTGTGGGGTGCCTGATCAAATCTATACCTTTTATATGGGCTCTACCGGAGGTGGGGTTTGGAAAACTATCGATGGAGGCAATAAATGGAACAATATATCTGATGGATATTTTAATACCGGCTCAGTGGGAGCTATCCAGGTAGCCTGGTCAGATCCCAATGTTGTAGTGGTAGGTATGGGTGAAGCTCCGGTACGAGGGGTCATGACATCGCATGGTGATGGGGTCTATAAATCTACCGATGCTGGCGTGACATGGAATCATATAGGATTAAAAAATGTACGACAAATCTCCAAAATCCGTATCCATCCTGAAGATCCCAATATTATGTATGTGGGTGCCCAGGGCAGTCCTTATCAACCTACCGCTGACCGGGGGGTATTCAGAACAAAAGATGGTGGCAAAACCTGGGAAAAAGTCCTCTTTGTAGATGAAAATAGCGGAGTTAGTGATTTGAGCATGGATATGAAAAATCCAAGGGTCCTCTATGCAGCATTCTGGGATCACCAGCGACTACCCTGGTACGTACGCAGTGGGGGAAAAGGGAGTAGTATTTGGAAATCAACCGATGGGGGAGATACCTGGAAAAAACTGAGCAATGGATTACCTACCGCTCTTATGGGTAAAATCGGAATTTCAGTATCTATGGCCAACCCCCAAAGAGTTTATGCTATAATAGAATCTGATGAGGGCGGGTTATTCCGATCTGAAGATGGTGGCAATACTTTTGCATTGATCAATGGCGATAGGATGCTGAGGGCGAGAGCCTGGTATTATATGCATGTATTCGCTGATCCTCAGAATGCAGATCGGGTCGTCGTCTTGAATGCACCTTATATGGAATCGACCGATGGAGGGCGCACGTTTAAAAATGTACAGGTACCTCATGGGGATAATCATGACCTGTGGATCAATCCAAATAATAATATGATCATGGCCAACTCCAATGATGGTGGGGCAAATGTCACTTATAATGGCGGATTAAACTGGAGCGATCAAGACAATCAGCCAACTGCCCAGTTTTACAGGGTGATCGCTGACAACAGATTCCCCTATTGGGTGTATGGAGGCCAGCAAGACAATAGCGCAGTCGCAGTCATGAGCAGAACCTCCGGCCCAGGTATTTCGGGCAAAGATTTTATCAATATATCCGGATGTGAAAGTGCTTGGCCGGCATTCGATCCTAATAATCCCAGGTATATCTATTCCGGGTGTTACCAGGGTATAATTGAAGAGTTTGATTGGGAGACTCGGGAATCCAAGGATGTCATGGCATACTCTTTCCTTGGTCTTGGAGCCAATGCAGGGGATAATAAATATCGATTTAATTGGAATGCCCCTATCCTGGTCTCTAAGTTTAATCCCAATGTGATATATCATGGAGGCAATAAAGTGCTCAAGTCCGAAAACAGAGGCATCAACTGGGTAGAATTAAGTGGTGATCTTACAAGAAATGAAATATCCAAACAAGGCAAAGGGGGAGGTCCGATAACGAATGAATCAGCTGGGGGTGAAAATTATAATACACTCGCTTGTATGACCGAGTCAGGATCAGATGCCAATGTACTATGGACAGGGTCTGATTGTGGATTGGTGCATATGACCAGAGACGGGGGCAAGACATGGATCAATGTCACTCCTGCTGATATGAAGGAAGGGCTGGTCAATAGTATTGAAGTATCTCCTCATGATCCGGCCAAAGCCTATGTGGCCTTTAGCCGATATAAGTTTAATGATTTTACACCTCATATTTATGTAACGACAGATTATGGTAAATCCTGGACTCAAAAAGTCAAAGGATTGGAGCCAGAGGCGCATGTGAAGGTAGTGAGAGAAGACCCAGTTAGAAAAGATTTGCTGTATGCAGGTACTGAGACAGGATTTTATATTTCTTTCAATGGTGGTGATGATTGGCAGAAGTTCCAACTAAATCTGCCGATCGTACCGATCACAGATTTGATGGTTCATCAAGGTGATTTATTGGCTTCAACTCAAGGCAGGGCATTTTGGATACTGGATGATTTAAAACCTTTACAAGATTATAAGCCTGAGGATAAATCAAAAAAATTGATCGTTTATCAACCGGAGATTCCGATCCGGTTTGGCAGTGACGGTGGCGGCCCGGCAAGGGGGGCGGTCATATTGGGGACGAATCCTCCATCTGGTGCGGTGATTTACTATTCGCTCAATATCTCAGATACCTCAGAACATGTATCTGTAGAGATCAGTGACATAAATGGAAAGGTTATCCGAACCTTTGGCTCACAAGAAAAATTAGCCGCAAAAAAAGCAACCAGGGATACTAATCTCAATAAAATAGTCTGGGATTTTCGCACAGAGCCACAATCATTGCCGGACGGATTGATGGTGTTAGGAGGCAACAATAGTTATCGGGTAGCTCCTGGCACCTACCAGGTCAAAGTAACTTATGGGAAAGAATCAGAAACCAAACAATTTGAGTTAAAAAATGATCCCAGGCGAAGTACTACCGCTGAACAATTTGCTGATCAACAGAATATTTTAAATGAATTGAAAACCTCGATCGACGATATCTATGATCAGGTCAAAAGGATGAGATATATTAAGGAGCAAGTCAATGCTTATACTAAAAGAGGTGATGGTGATCAAAAAGAGATCAAAGAAAAAGCAGCATCAATCACTAAGCTTATCGATAGCCTCGAAAACAAAATGGTCCAGTCAAAATCAAAGACTTTTCAGGATGTTGTGAATTTTGAAAATCAACTGGATGCCAAGCTCAAGCATGTGATGGATCTTATCGACGAAGCTGCCCCTCCGATCACTCAGGGACAGAAATCCAGGTCCATGGATCTGATCAAAGAATGGGTAGATACCAAACAGTCAGTAAACAAATTGATC
- a CDS encoding acyl-CoA dehydrogenase family protein — protein sequence MQTDVQSIPLKGGEFLVKDAEYGQTFIPEQFGEESLMVAKAAQDFLENEINPVAARIEVQEEGLSKSLMIKIGELGFLGIHMPEIYGGSDLDTNTNTLVTDILGPMGSFSTTFAAHTGIGMLPILYFGTEAQRSHYLPALITGEKIASYCLTEPGSGSDALAAKTRADLSADGQHFSLNGQKMWISNAGWADLFIVFAQVHGSEWPDGKGGFSCFLVDAGLKGLTLGEEEKKMGIKGSSTRQVFFENVVIPRSALLGEVGKGHKIAFNALNIGRFKLGAFCIGGAKSLITKSVQYANERVQFGKKIGEFGAIKYKLAEQFIRTYMAESTMYRVSNMMQEKIESLIGEGKSPSEAKLIAAEEYAIECSVLKVNASEVLDYVVDEAVQIHGGIGFSEENRVASAYRDARINRIYEGTNEINRLLIFDMLIKRAMKGHINLTDAAWAVQKELTSMPSMERPSGPLGEEKNSLKEYKKLALLVAGAAVKSQMDGKLQLQEEQEILTNCSDMLIDMLNAESLLLRIEKQDQLGIKPELKDLQMSVVKIVFHDMNARMTKNALDALSSFCEGDLLKTLAMGVKRFTKYPLVNVKEYRRFIADFMLTANQYPIQII from the coding sequence ATGCAAACTGATGTTCAATCTATACCCTTAAAAGGTGGAGAATTTCTAGTAAAAGATGCCGAATATGGTCAGACTTTTATCCCTGAACAATTTGGAGAGGAATCACTCATGGTCGCCAAAGCTGCTCAGGATTTTTTAGAGAATGAAATTAATCCTGTCGCAGCCCGAATTGAAGTACAAGAAGAAGGCCTTTCAAAAAGCCTTATGATCAAAATTGGGGAGTTAGGCTTTCTCGGAATTCATATGCCTGAAATATATGGAGGCAGTGATTTAGACACCAATACCAATACGTTAGTAACTGATATTTTAGGCCCCATGGGTTCTTTCTCCACAACTTTTGCTGCACACACGGGTATTGGCATGCTTCCAATCCTTTATTTTGGCACAGAAGCACAAAGAAGTCATTATTTACCAGCATTAATCACTGGCGAAAAGATAGCCAGTTATTGCCTTACCGAACCAGGATCAGGATCGGATGCGCTAGCTGCCAAGACCCGGGCTGATTTAAGTGCTGATGGACAACATTTCAGTCTCAATGGTCAGAAAATGTGGATCTCTAATGCAGGTTGGGCTGATTTATTTATTGTATTTGCTCAAGTGCACGGGTCCGAATGGCCTGATGGGAAAGGAGGATTTTCTTGTTTTTTGGTAGATGCCGGACTCAAAGGACTCACGCTCGGGGAAGAAGAGAAAAAAATGGGAATTAAAGGATCCTCTACCCGCCAGGTATTTTTCGAAAATGTTGTGATCCCCAGATCAGCTCTGTTAGGTGAGGTAGGCAAGGGACATAAAATAGCCTTCAATGCCCTCAACATCGGTCGATTTAAATTAGGTGCTTTCTGTATCGGTGGAGCAAAATCTCTGATCACGAAAAGTGTACAATATGCTAACGAACGAGTGCAATTTGGCAAAAAGATAGGAGAATTTGGTGCCATAAAATATAAGCTCGCCGAACAGTTCATTCGAACCTATATGGCAGAGTCTACGATGTATCGGGTGTCCAATATGATGCAGGAGAAAATAGAATCTTTGATCGGAGAAGGAAAATCACCTTCTGAAGCAAAGCTTATTGCCGCTGAAGAATATGCGATCGAATGTTCCGTACTCAAGGTCAATGCTTCTGAAGTATTGGACTATGTAGTTGATGAAGCGGTTCAAATACATGGTGGTATCGGATTCTCCGAAGAAAATCGTGTCGCCAGCGCCTACCGGGATGCCCGGATCAATAGGATCTATGAAGGCACCAATGAAATCAATCGATTATTGATCTTTGATATGCTCATCAAAAGAGCCATGAAAGGCCATATCAACCTGACCGATGCAGCCTGGGCTGTACAGAAAGAACTTACCAGCATGCCATCTATGGAAAGGCCATCTGGCCCTTTGGGCGAAGAGAAAAATTCACTTAAAGAATACAAAAAACTCGCGTTGTTGGTGGCAGGTGCTGCTGTCAAATCACAGATGGATGGCAAGCTTCAGTTGCAGGAGGAGCAAGAGATCCTGACCAATTGCAGTGATATGCTCATCGATATGCTCAATGCAGAATCACTGCTGTTGCGAATTGAAAAACAAGATCAATTAGGCATAAAACCAGAGCTCAAAGACCTCCAAATGTCTGTGGTCAAAATTGTATTCCATGATATGAATGCAAGAATGACCAAAAATGCATTGGACGCTTTGTCCAGTTTTTGCGAAGGAGATTTACTCAAAACACTTGCTATGGGGGTTAAAAGATTTACTAAATATCCTCTGGTCAATGTTAAAGAATATAGAAGATTTATAGCAGATTTTATGCTCACAGCCAATCAATATCCCATTCAAATTATATAA